The DNA sequence ATACACCAAGAATTAAAAGGATATAAGGGATGTAAGGCTTTTCTTCCGCATCCAATTCAAAATAACTGGGTCTACGCTTCAGATATCTTGGACTATTCGCCTTACTTGTCTTTTTCTTTGCAGCCATTAGTATCTATTATCGAAAGAACCTCTAAATCGTACAAGCATTTTTCGTATTGTATTAGTGAGTTCCTGTAGAACCAAATCCCAGCTTCCCACGCTCCGTATCAGCTAAAACATCAACCTCTTCCCAGGAAATCCCGAAGCATTCTCGAACCAGTAACTGAGCGATGCGCATTCCGTGACTTACAAAAAATTCCTCGGAACCGAGATTCAGTAAAGGGATGAACACTTCACCCCTATAATCAGAATCTATAGTACCGGGAGAATTCGGAAGTAAAATTGCATTTCTTGTAGAAAAACCCGATCGCGGACGAATCTGGGCTTCATAATTTATCGGAATTTCCAAAGCTATGCCTGTGGGAACTAAAACAACCTTGCCATACGGTAGGGCAATTTCCCGTTCCGGACAGCAGGCAGATACATCATACGCTGCCGCTTCTCGGGTTTTCCTTTCAGGTAACGAAGCTTGCTGATGGAGCTTTTTTATCTTAATCGGAATTACTTTCATCAAATACTCGTATCAATACGATTAATTGTGGATTTGCTCAAATCTCCAATTCCTGAAAAATGTAATCTTTCTATAGAAAATATTTTTTCAATAGTTTCCTGTAAATCATCAATTTTCACTTTCTTTATAGCATCTGTCCGTTCTTTTAAGCTAAAATATCGGTTATAGTAAATTTCCTGTAGTGCGATATTCGTCATTCTCTGGTCCGGGGCTTCAAAACCGATGGACATAGCTCCAATCTGGTTGCTCTTCGCATCTTCCAGTTCACTTTTTGAAAAGCCTTCTGCCTTAACAAGACGCAACTCATTCATAATTGATTCTAAACAGTATTCAAACTTTTCTTTAGAAGTTCCGCAGGAAACACTGACAATACCGGTCCTTGAATAACTGGAAGGAAAGCAATTGATACTATAACACAAGCCTTTCTCTTCTCGAATTTTTTGGAATAGGCGGGAAGACATGCCCCCTCCCATAATAGTAGCAAAGAGAATCAGATGAATGATACTGGAAAGATTTCTGGCAAATCCGTCTGCTCCGAGTAAGAAGTTTACCTGTTCGAGTTTTCGACGAGTAAAATTTGTAGAAAAAGACTTATCGACTCCTACGGGAAGATTTTTCTTTTTACTACGCACCTGTCTCATTTCGGTAAAATATTTCTCTGCCAGATTTATAATTTCTTTCTCACTATGAGAAGAAGAAATTGAAAGAATCATTCTATCCGTAGTATAATGTTTTTTATAAAATGCTTTTAAGCTTTTTTCAGTTACAGAAGAAATAGATTCTCTTGTTCCGAGTATATCCCTTCCCAGAGAATCTCCGGAGAAAATATTACGAAAATAAAAATCATAAACAAAATCATCAGGTGAATCTTCATAACCTCTCATTTCCTCTATAATCACCGCTGATTCATTTTGAATATCAGCCTCACGTAAAAGAGGTTGAAAGACCATGTCAGAAAGGATATCCAGACCGAGTTCAAGTCTATCTTTAATTAAAGTTACATAGAAGTAAGTATATTCTCGCGACGTAACTGCATTAATGTATCCACCTACTCGCTCAATTTCTTCGGCCTGTTCTTTAGCTGTTCTTTTTTTTGTACCCTTAAACAGCATATGCTCAAGAAAATGGGTATAGCCAAGTTCATTATGTTCTTCAAGACTGGAACCCAATTTTATCCAGACACCAATAGA is a window from the Leptospiraceae bacterium genome containing:
- a CDS encoding insulinase family protein, which codes for MKDTVLKHTLPNGLTILFQKAPYTASASIGVWIKLGSSLEEHNELGYTHFLEHMLFKGTKKRTAKEQAEEIERVGGYINAVTSREYTYFYVTLIKDRLELGLDILSDMVFQPLLREADIQNESAVIIEEMRGYEDSPDDFVYDFYFRNIFSGDSLGRDILGTRESISSVTEKSLKAFYKKHYTTDRMILSISSSHSEKEIINLAEKYFTEMRQVRSKKKNLPVGVDKSFSTNFTRRKLEQVNFLLGADGFARNLSSIIHLILFATIMGGGMSSRLFQKIREEKGLCYSINCFPSSYSRTGIVSVSCGTSKEKFEYCLESIMNELRLVKAEGFSKSELEDAKSNQIGAMSIGFEAPDQRMTNIALQEIYYNRYFSLKERTDAIKKVKIDDLQETIEKIFSIERLHFSGIGDLSKSTINRIDTSI
- the dut gene encoding dUTP diphosphatase; its protein translation is MPIKIKKLHQQASLPERKTREAAAYDVSACCPEREIALPYGKVVLVPTGIALEIPINYEAQIRPRSGFSTRNAILLPNSPGTIDSDYRGEVFIPLLNLGSEEFFVSHGMRIAQLLVRECFGISWEEVDVLADTERGKLGFGSTGTH